The following proteins are encoded in a genomic region of Glycine soja cultivar W05 chromosome 17, ASM419377v2, whole genome shotgun sequence:
- the LOC114393942 gene encoding asparagine--tRNA ligase, chloroplastic/mitochondrial-like, producing the protein MAATIGVGAAKAISIAIAVRHLRTKPYAAATTTALALLSLHKPLFLPHSSPFSSRRAFCAATLRTSDNRVQQFRRKLRVSEIKEGDGADVLGRNLVVQGWVRTLRIQSSVTFLEINDGSCLSNMQCVLNSEAEGYDQVESGLVTTGASVWVQGVVVKSQGSKQKVELKVNKIVLIGKSDPSFPIQKKRASREFLRTKAHLRARTNTFGAVARVRNALAYATHKFFQENGFVWVSSPIITASDCEGAGEQFCVTTLIPSSHETNDSPVDAIPKTNDGLIDWSQDFFGKPAFLTVSGQLNGETYATALSDVYTFGPTFRAENSNTSRHLAEFWMIEPELAFADLNDDMACATAYLQFVIRHVLDNCKEDMEFFDAWINKGIIDRLSDVADKDVVQITYTEAIDLLSGANKKFEFPVKWGSDLQSEHERYITEEVFSGCPVIIRDYPKDIKAFYMRQNDDGRTVAAMDMLVPGIGELIGGSQREERLEYLEARLDDLKLNKDAYWWYLDLRRYGSVPHAGFGLGFERLVQFATGMDNIRDVIPFPRTPGSAEF; encoded by the exons ATGGCTGCTACCATTGGCGTTGGCGCCGCAAAAGCCATATCAATCGCAATAGCAGTTAGGCACCTCCGAACAAAACCTTacgcagcagcaacaacaacagcactTGCTCTTCTTTCACTCCACAAACCTCTCTTCCTCCCTCATTCCTCTCCCTTCTCCTCTCGCCGCGCTTTTTGCGCCGCGACGCTTCGCACCTCCGACAACAGAGTGCAACAGTTCCGCAGGAAGCTTAGGGTTTCCGAAATCAAAGAAGGCGACGGCGCCGACGTGCTCGGCCGCAACCTAGTCGTGCAGGGCTGGGTCCGCACGCTTCGCATTCAGAGTAGCGTCACCTTCCTCGAG ATTAACGATGGTTCTTGCCTTTCTAACATGCAATGTGTGTTGAATTCGGAGGCTGAAGGTTACGATCAG GTAGAATCTGGCTTGGTTACCACTGGTGCTTCAGTGTGGGTGCAAGGAGTTGTGGTGAAGAGTCAAGGATCGAAACAGAAAGTTGAATTGAAGGTCAACAAAATAGTACTG ATTGGCAAAAGCGATCCCTCCTTTCCCATCCAAAAGAAAAGAGCCAGCAGAGAATTTCTAAGAACAAAAGCACATCTTCGTGCGAGGACAAATACTTTTGGTGCA GTTGCAAGGGTTAGGAATGCATTGGCATATGCTACACATAAGTTCTTCCAAGAAAATGGGTTTGTATGGGTCTCCAGTCCTATCATCACGGCATCAGATTGCGAGGGTGCGGGTGAACAGTTCTGCGTTACTACCTTG ATACCAAGTTCTCATGAAACTAATGATTCTCCTGTTGATGCTATTCCAAAAACAAATGATGGATTAATTGACTGGTCACAA GACTTCTTTGGAAAACCAGCATTCTTGACTGTTTCAGGTCAACTCAATGGTGAAACTTATGCCACTGCTCTCTCTGAT GTGTATACATTTGGTCCTACATTCCGAGCAGAAAATTCTAACACTTCTAGGCACTTGGCTGAATTTTGG ATGATTGAACCGGAGCTTGCATTTGCTGATCTAAATGATGACATGGCTTGTGCAACTGCTTATCTCCAGTTTGTA ATAAGACATGTTCTCGATAACTGCAAGGAAGACATGGAGTTTTTCGATGCATGGATTAATAAAGGAATCATTGATCGCTTGAGT gatGTAGCAGATAAAGATGTTGTGCAAATAACCTACACTGAAGCGATAGATCTGCTGTCAGGAGCaaataagaaatttgaattcccg GTGAAATGGGGTAGTGATCTTCAGAGTGAACATGAGCGTTATATAACTGAAGAGGTATTCAGTGGATGCCCTGTGATAATTAGAGACTATCCAAAG gaTATTAAAGCATTCTATATGCGACAGAATGATGATGGAAGGACAGTTGCAGCCATGGACATGTTGGTTCCAGGG ATTGGTGAACTTATTGGTGGAAGCCAAAGAGAAGAAAGGCTTGAGTATCTAGAAGCTCGTTTAGATGATTTAAAGCTGAACAAGGATGCATATTGGTGGTATCTTGATTTGCGTCGATATGGTTCAG TACCTCATGCAGGCTTTGGTTTGGGGTTTGAAAGACTTGTCCAATTTGCAACTGGAATGGACAATATAAGGGATGTTATTCCTTTTCCTCGAACTCCTGGCTCGGCTGAGTTTTAG